The DNA window CCTGGCGGGAGACAATCGACGCGCGGAGATTCCGGAGAGAGAGTGCGGAGCTCGGAGCCGCGGTCAGACGAGCTTGGCGGCCGGGTCGGAGTGGTACTTGGCCAGCGTCTTCTTGACGCGCAGCGCCGTGAGCCGAACGGGCGGGTTAGCGTGCCAGCACTCGGCCATGAGCGTGGTGAGCGTGGCCAGGGGCTCGGCGCCCATCCAACGCGCGGGCACGGGCGGTCTGACGCCCTTCTGGACCACGACGGCGTGCATGTCTTCGAACGAGGGGTCGGGCGGCACCCACTCGTGATACGGCAGCGCGTAAGGCTCCACATATTGCGCCTTGTCGCCCGTGGCGCAGCGCCGGCACATCTCCCACAGCACCAGCCCCAGCGAGTACATGTCTGCCATCTTGAACGCCTCGAAGTTGGCCACGTCGAGCCTCTCGTCGAGCACCTCCGGTGGCATGTAGCGCCTGGTGCCGACCCTGGTGTTGGGCGCGATGTCCACCTCGTGCCGCTCGGCCACGTACCGCACGGCCAGGCCGAAGTCGGCGATGGCGCACTGCCCGTTACGCTTCACGAGGATGTTCTTACTCTTGATGTCGCGATGGGCGATCGCCGGTTTGCCCTTGGTGCCGAAGATATCCATGTGCAGATGGGCGAGGCCGCTGACGATGGAGTAGGCCATCGCCATGAGCCCGGGCGGATCTAGCACCACGGCCTGGAGGTGGTCGTGCAGGGAGCCGTTCTCGTGGTAGTCGGTGATGAGCAACATCTGCGTCCACGAACCGGTGCCCTTGATGTCGGCGGCGATGAAGCCGAGGATGTTCTCGTGCCTCATGAGCACGGTCTGGTAGATCTCGGTCTCGCGGAACCAGGACGCCTCCTCGGTGGTGAAGAACACTTTGACGGCCACCTTCTCGCCTCGCCAACGCGCGAGCCACACTTCGCCGTAGCGGCCTTTGCCGATGGATTCCACCATTTGAATCTGCTTGGCCACGGTGCGCTGAACGAGCAGCGGCAGCCCAGAACCGGAGCCGGATGAGGCGTCGACGAGCGGTGCAGGCGCTGGCGGAGAGGGTGGCCTCTTGCAGCCACCGCGGCGCTTGCGGAGCAGCAGCCAGAAGGCCGCAAGGAAGGCCACCAAGGCGACGCCGAGGGCGACAGCCACTAGGGCTACGGGCGGGCCGGCTTGCGTTGGCAGCAGGGCGGGCGTCTCCGGCACGGAGGGCGGCGGCTCTGCCAGTTGCGGCCTCAGGTGTCGATTACAAAGGTCCTTTTCGCAGCATTCAATAACTTTAGGGTGCTGATGTGGGACTTGCGAGCTTTTACACTGAAATAGATACAATACTCTCATAAGTGAAAACGGTAGAATCAGAGTTTTTTAAATCGCATCCAGAACGAGATTGAAACTATTTACATGTggcaaaacatacaaatagtATAGATTGATATGATAGAACAATGAAGTTCATATTATGAGTTAGATCAAAATGTAGTAATGTAAGCGCAACAATTACCTGCATAAACCCAGACTCATCAGGTGGCAAGCAGCCGGCGGTCCTCTCCAGCACTACGAGGCCGGCATCATCCAG is part of the Pieris rapae chromosome 21, ilPieRapa1.1, whole genome shotgun sequence genome and encodes:
- the LOC110999119 gene encoding bone morphogenetic protein receptor type-1B isoform X3, producing MGRGIVCECAGASACPDGAANGTCSTQPGGYCFVAVEEVLDDAGLVVLERTAGCLPPDESGFMQCKSSQVPHQHPKVIECCEKDLCNRHLRPQLAEPPPSVPETPALLPTQAGPPVALVAVALGVALVAFLAAFWLLLRKRRGGCKRPPSPPAPAPLVDASSGSGSGLPLLVQRTVAKQIQMVESIGKGRYGEVWLARWRGEKVAVKVFFTTEEASWFRETEIYQTVLMRHENILGFIAADIKGTGSWTQMLLITDYHENGSLHDHLQAVVLDPPGLMAMAYSIVSGLAHLHMDIFGTKGKPAIAHRDIKSKNILVKRNGQCAIADFGLAVRYVAERHEVDIAPNTRVGTRRYMPPEVLDERLDVANFEAFKMADMYSLGLVLWEMCRRCATGDKAQYVEPYALPYHEWVPPDPSFEDMHAVVVQKGVRPPVPARWMGAEPLATLTTLMAECWHANPPVRLTALRVKKTLAKYHSDPAAKLV
- the LOC110999119 gene encoding bone morphogenetic protein receptor type-1B isoform X1 is translated as MRLSRGIVCECAGASACPDGAANGTCSTQPGGYCFVAVEEVLDDAGLVVLERTAGCLPPDESGFMQCKSSQVPHQHPKVIECCEKDLCNRHLRPQLAEPPPSVPETPALLPTQAGPPVALVAVALGVALVAFLAAFWLLLRKRRGGCKRPPSPPAPAPLVDASSGSGSGLPLLVQRTVAKQIQMVESIGKGRYGEVWLARWRGEKVAVKVFFTTEEASWFRETEIYQTVLMRHENILGFIAADIKGTGSWTQMLLITDYHENGSLHDHLQAVVLDPPGLMAMAYSIVSGLAHLHMDIFGTKGKPAIAHRDIKSKNILVKRNGQCAIADFGLAVRYVAERHEVDIAPNTRVGTRRYMPPEVLDERLDVANFEAFKMADMYSLGLVLWEMCRRCATGDKAQYVEPYALPYHEWVPPDPSFEDMHAVVVQKGVRPPVPARWMGAEPLATLTTLMAECWHANPPVRLTALRVKKTLAKYHSDPAAKLV
- the LOC110999119 gene encoding bone morphogenetic protein receptor type-1B isoform X2, whose product is MICRGIVCECAGASACPDGAANGTCSTQPGGYCFVAVEEVLDDAGLVVLERTAGCLPPDESGFMQCKSSQVPHQHPKVIECCEKDLCNRHLRPQLAEPPPSVPETPALLPTQAGPPVALVAVALGVALVAFLAAFWLLLRKRRGGCKRPPSPPAPAPLVDASSGSGSGLPLLVQRTVAKQIQMVESIGKGRYGEVWLARWRGEKVAVKVFFTTEEASWFRETEIYQTVLMRHENILGFIAADIKGTGSWTQMLLITDYHENGSLHDHLQAVVLDPPGLMAMAYSIVSGLAHLHMDIFGTKGKPAIAHRDIKSKNILVKRNGQCAIADFGLAVRYVAERHEVDIAPNTRVGTRRYMPPEVLDERLDVANFEAFKMADMYSLGLVLWEMCRRCATGDKAQYVEPYALPYHEWVPPDPSFEDMHAVVVQKGVRPPVPARWMGAEPLATLTTLMAECWHANPPVRLTALRVKKTLAKYHSDPAAKLV